The DNA segment gtatttacatcTGATCGGAAAAGGGGCGAGTCATCTTGTATTCAGATAGATGTTTATGGTCTTTCTAAGGATGAAGCGTTACAAACTATTGTGGCAAAAGTTAAtgttttaacattcttttctggGCTTTCTAGTCAATGTGAGTCAGTGCTCCTGCCGTGAGTTAATGTTCTGTGCAGACAGAACAAGTCAGTGAGTATTGGGGAATCTTCCAAGGGGATTGGTGTGATAGCACGGGGAGCCTGTCCTTCAGGGCAGCCCCAGGGCCCTGCTGGGACGTGTTGTCCACTGGCTGTATATGGTCACCCCGTGCTCCAAAGCCTACAGTTTTAGTAAAAAGAGCTGTCCTGTTCACACCCCTCGCTCACTTCTTTCAATGTCTGTTGTTGGAAATTCATTGTTTGCTTTTCTAAACCATGGTTCCATTTATGTCCTAGGGGATGTGCTTCATTCGGACCACCCGACCAGAAACTATGGTTATTTACACCCCACAGGAACGCTTTGAGATCGGACAGGCCAAGGTAAGGGCTTCAGCGCTCCAGCATTATTCAGTATCATCTCCTGTAAAAAGAATACTTCTGAATCTATCACCAAGTATCTTCAGGGTTGAGACATCATCCTTTCTTTGCTgtcatttttttgaaaaacaattgtGACCTTTACCTGCTTTTCCTTGGGAAAGAACATTCTGTGAACTTCAGCTTAGCCTGATCTTCTCTGCTTTCCAAATGGAGTCTTTTGTTGTTGAGCTCAAAGATAATAACATGAAGCCACTTGAGCATCATGGCTGTAATTTATCTTGGCCGCAAGCTAAACAAAACAgaagccagcactttgggaggccaaggtgggaagattgcttgaggccaggaattcgagagcagcctgggcaacatagtgagatttccatctctacaaaatttttaaaattaactgggtatggtggcatgcacctgtggtgtgtcagctactcaggaggctgaggaaagaggatagGGGAGCACAGaattcaaggcagcagtgagctatgatggattgcaccactgtactccagcctgggtgacagagtaagaccctgtctctaacaacaaaacaagacagaaaataatagaaatcactTGAAATGAATAATCTGTTAGGTTCAGATTTTACAGATCTGAGACCAGGAATAAAAGGCAACATCATCTCTGGTATTCTCGCAAAAGCCCTGAGAAGTTAGTTAGGTTATCAGCCCTATCTTTAGATGAGGATTGGAGAAGGTAAGTGTCTTACTTAAGGGTTTACAGCTTGTGAGTACCAAGACCAGAATCCAGGCCTGAGTGGTGAGCCCAATCTCCCCAGGCCTACCTACCACAATGACCATCCCCTGCTCAGCCTGCCTGTCAGGGCCATGCATGGGGAAAACCAGAAACCTCTATGGAGAAAATAAGTGACTCTGCTCATCACCTAGGGAGTGGAGCTTGCAGACATTTTGacatgcttccttccttcctgtctttgttctagacatacatgtatattttacacAGTTGGGATCGTACTGTATAGAAAGGTTTGCCCATAGCCACTTTTGAAAGAGCAGCAGGTAACATCTGATTTGGTTGCTAAGGACTAGGCTGCTCCAGAATTCACAGTTGCAAGTGCTCAGAATGGCCAGAGTGCTGCCATAAAGCAGATGTTTCCAGAACTGTCCACTGTGTGTCATGAGGTAGCTGGGAAACGCCACCGAATAGAAAAGTCAGTGTTCACCTTTGGTGTTAACTACAGGTTCTGTTTCTATGGGGAGGGTCTGTTGACATTCACATGGTTTGCAGAGCTTGCTTATTTCTGTCatcttttttctaataattttcctGTCCTGACAAAAGCAAGTAAATTTACTGCTAGTAAAGGATGTGAGTTAAATGTGTGTGATAACATGCATGGCATGGATCGTTAGAGGGCTGGGCTTTGCAAAGAGGACATGAATATATGTGCATGcgtgtatatgtattttaagagGCCGGGGCATTCTCAAAGAATGGGGTGGCTcagaaaccctatctgtactatcAGCAATGGTTCTTAAGCTACAGGGAAACCTATAcagagaggaagtggagaaaatTCCAGATGCCTCCGATGGGTAGCTTTGGAGGCAACTAAACTATGAAAGAAGCCCAGGAACTCTGTCTTCGCTTGCAGAATAGTACGTTACTGAGAGCGAGGGCTTTGATGTCAGCCCCGCCTGGCTGTGggtcccagccctgccctgggccACTTCCTCCTGCTTTTGAGATTTGCTTTCCTCAGCTGCAGAATGGTTGTGCCACTGAACAGATCTTACAGGGAGGCTATGAGGGTTCTCAGAGCTCAGGCACACAAGATCTTAGCACTGAGCATGTTTCCAGTGCCCAGCATGTTCCCATTAACGTGTTAGTCATTGGAGTCCAATATTTGCGTGCCATAGTGAGCTCTCAAACCAGACTCCTGATGGGTATGTGGCATATCCACGCTCCAGGACAGCTGGAGCAGTGTAATTGCCTATCAAAAAGTATGTGTCCTGGCTCGTAAATGCATCTGATTTTTTTAGTAGCAAATTATTAAGGAGTGAAATTGTTAGAATTGGAGGATAGCAGCATAGCAAAGTGCCTTCCACTTTGAGATGCATTCTGTGTGTAGTAACCACGGTGTTCTGTTTTGCTGGCACTATACCAGGTTCTTCGCCACAGTGTCAGTGACAAGGTCACAGTTATTGGAGCTGGAATTACTGTGTATGAAGCCTTAGCAGCTGCTGATGAGCTTTTGAAACAAGGTCAGTTGGTTGAGTCTGAGCATTGAAGTTCAAGCTGGGAAGAGGTGGGACTTCAGCTACCTCCTATGCCCTGagtgctctttttatttttatccctgCATGTTAGCTAAGTTTGTTTCTTGTACCAAGCTGGCTTTTGctgttttgcagatatttttatcCGTGTCATCGACCTGTTTACCATTAAACCTCTGGATGTCACCACCATCATCTCCAGTGCAAAAGCCACAGAGGGCCGGATCATTACAGTGGAGGATCACTACCCGCAAGGTGTGTGTGGGCATTGGGAATGCTTTGGAAggtttggtgtttttgttttccttgattGGCCACGTGGCATGCTCTCAGGCATCACCTATAGTCTGTCTCTCACCCAGCATGCCTTTGTTGTTTTGGTGTTCATGGTGTTCACTAAGCATGGGGTCACGCTCATCCACATCTGTGTGTCCCCAACAGAGTGCACAGTGCCCGGTCACCAGGTCGGGTCAGTGGCAACACAGAGGAGTGGCTATTGCAGGCAAGCGAGGCACCATGAAAAGCATCAGTGTTTCTTTAGTTTTGGATGACGAATAGTATGCCccaggccaggcggggtggctcacacctgtcatcccagtgctttgggaggccaaggcaggtagatcgcttgaggccagcctggtcaacatggtgaaaccccagctctactaaaaatacaaaaattagctgggtgtggtggtacacacctgtagtcccagctacttgggaagtggaggcaggagaatcacttgaacccaggaggtggaggttgcagtgagctgagatcataccattgcactccaggttgggaaacagagtaagacgctgcctaaaaaaaaaaaaaaaaaaagtgtgccctGATGAAAGAAGCAGGCATAGTGCCTTGCAAGCAGAGAACACAGCAAGTGCAGAAAAACAGTGTGTCAGGGAGAAGGGACTGGGCAGTGTTTGCGCCTGGAAAGGTTAGGTGGGACAGATGATGTGATGCAAGGAAAGCATCATGCGTCCACGCGGCAGGGGCCCTGAGCCTGCACAAGTGGTGCCTGATTCTCTTGAAGGACTCCTGGGACCCAGCACACAGTTGCCCTCACACCTGAGGTTGATGACAGGGAAAGGATGCAGGGCGGGATCCACCAGGGCAGGAACAAAGAAGTCCTGCCCCAGCCTTACCCTGGTCCCACAAGGGGCATACTGAGAAGTGCCTCCCACGCATTCAAAGGCCTCTGTGTGGTGAGGCTTTAAGGCTGAGGAGCTGCTTTCACGAAAGGGCCTAACATCCTTGTTTTCCCAGGTGGCATCGGAGATGCTGTCTGTGCAGCCGTCTCCATGGATCCTGACATTCAGGTTCATTCGCTGGCAGTGTCAGGAGTGCTCCAGAGTGGGAAGTCCGAGGAATTGCTGGATATGTATGGAATTAGTGCCAGACATATCATAGTGGCCGTAAAATGCATGTTGTTGAACTAAAATAGCTGTTAGCTTTGGTCTTTTGGCCTCTTTACCCTTTGTTTGTGTTTGTTCCAAAACCTCATTTAAATCTATACTGTCAGGCTTTGTTTCTTAAAAGCAAAGCCAGCTAACACCTTCTTTCATCCCTAGTTCGGAAATTCAAGCTAACTACTTATCCTTTAAACGGTGACTATGTATGCAAGTACCACTGTAATTTTTGAATCATTAAAGGGAGTTACACaactttaagtgaaaaaaataggtaaaaaaaCAACCACCTGATAGTAAGTTTTCTGATGAGACTATAGATAAGTGGTAGAGGTCATCAATTCTTCAAAAGTGTTTTCCTTCGTAACTGGTAGAGGTAATAGTTTTTTCAGTGTATTTCCTtcatgagtaaagaaaatgtgaattgaAGTATAGATTGCAGTAGCCTAGGTTCCACAGCACAATAACACCACCTACCGCTGTTCCCACCTTGGAATTCTGTGCCATGCCACCTGCAGCCACCCTGGAATTCCCTTCACTGTTTGCCTCCACAGTTGAGAGGTTGTCAGGCAGCAGCGAAAGCTCGTTAGGATGTCCTGTACTGCTTGTGACGAAGGTCTCCACACTGTACTGTTCAAGTCAATGTTAATAAAGCATTTCAAAACCAGCTGCTTTATTCAGCACGTGCCTTCTGTGTGAATCAGTTTCTCAGTGGTCAGTTCCTAAATAAGGAAAGAGCTTTTATCTAAACCAGAAGGAGAATGAGCCGTGGCCCCCACCAGTAAACCTGGGAAAGAACAATGGGCTGCAGAGGAAGCACTTGCTGGAGAACAACACATGGCCTGAAAAGCTGTCCCTGAGCTGATGCCTTGCTGTCAGCTATAAGCACATGAAGTATGTGGCTAGAGGGccggtgtggtagctcacacctgtaatcccagcactttgggaggccaaggcaggtggatcacctgaggtcaggagttcaaagaccagcctggacaacatggtgaaaccccctctctactaaaaaatacaaaaattagccaggcatggtgatgcgcacctataatcccaactactcaggaggctgaggcaggagaattgtttgaacccaggaggcagaggttgcagtgagctgagatcctgccattgtactccagcctaggcaacagagcaagactccacctcgaaaaaaaaattttttaagtgtgtGGCTAGAATCAGAGTGCCAGCCAGAAAAAGATGAACCTGAGCTTCAAAACTAGATTTAAAATTCTACTAGATGTGTCTGCTATGTCACATTCCTGTTTtggctttgcttttgttttgagacagggtcttactatgttgcccaggctggtctcaaactcctggcctcaagtgatcctcacgcctggacttcccaaggtgctggggttggaattataagcgtgagccaccatgcccagcacattCCTTATTTTGCCCAAATTAAGTGGTCAGAGATCTTTGGTGTCATGACCAGTGTGACTGAGGAGTTGTTCCAGAATGTGCGGGATAGAGATGGAAGCACTGGCCTGGGGCTTGGAGTCCTCAGAACCTTTTCCTACTCCTGCCCTTGTAAGTCACTGAGCTGGTTTCCTGGCCTGTAAAATGAGCATGATGCTGctgcttattttataaaatttcaaaatttattttgtaaaaatagttTCTATAGGGTGATtgcagaaaatttagaaaatgcaaagaagCAAAAATTTTTTTACCTCACTTATCTCACTGCTTCAAGGTAATCACAGCTTCTCACACTCCAGACAATTTTACTCAAAGTATACTAgtggttttcattctttttatggccacataCTATTCTATTGTACAGAGATaacacattttcttccattcagttGATGAATGTGGATTAGTTCCACTTTTGTCTCTTGTGAATAGTGTTCTGACAATTCACAGATTTTGTGAAGGAGTAGATGTCACAAAATACGTGAAAGATATTGTGTAGATGTAGATTTTCCCTTCTTAGGGACGTGTATACTAGGAGTGGAATTGAATTGCTCTGTTGCAGGATAATTCTGTGTACCCTTTCAagtgtgtggtggggggtggtgTTTACCGTTTTGTGAGGAGTAGATGCAGTGACACTGAAGGTGGCTGTAAAGCATTACTTTAGAGGAaggcattcttttttgttgttgttgttgagacggagtctcgctctgttgcccaggctggagtgcagtggccggatctcagctcactgcaagctccgcctcccgggttcatgccattctcctgcctcagcctcccgagtagctgggactgcaggcgcccgccacctcgtccggctagttttttgtattttttttagtagagatggggtttcaccgtgttagccaggatggtctcgatctcctgacctcgtgatccgcctgtctcggcctcccaaagtgctgggattacaggcttgagccaccgcgcccggccgaggaagGCATTCTTAACAGACAAGCCATGCTTGCTTGTATTCAGGTGCAAAATGTCGGATTTGGTGAGACAACAGGACACAGCGCACTGTGGCAACAAATAGAGCAACAAATTCCATGATTAAAATGTGCAATTTCTAAACACACGAAAGAGCCCCCAAAGTCTCATGTCAGTCCCCTAGAAGGTTCTGGGCAGAAACGGTAGGGCAGATCTAAGTAATGAACACAGGAGCCATGATCGCCCAGCGAGGGGAGGGAGCCCTGTTCCCAGCTTGGCCTGGCTGTGGCTTCTGAGTAGACAAGTGTGTTTCTTAGCTGTTACGAGACTGGTAATGAATACTCCCTGGAAGACGCCATGGACCCTGGCCTCGGGCCAGCCCCCTCGCCCTTGAGTCCTCCTAACACCTTGTTGCTCTGATTACTTCCCATGGAGAAGCCACCCAGCAGGGACTCAGGAACCATGTGTCCCCAAACCTGGCTTGAATCCCCAAATCTGCTTCTTGACTGTGGGGCCTTGGGTAGCTGTAGAAGGGGATGATGGCGCTGATGACAGGGACAGTATGTATCCCACACGGCTGTGGTCAGGATGTTAGTGCCATCATTTTGGAACACTCATGCAGGCCTGCCCTGCATACCTGGCAGCTTCCTACTCCTCAGCGCACCCTTGGCTGGCCAGCCCCATTGGCCCCTCCGCACGCTCCTTCCCCGCCTCTCTGGGGTTATGTTGGGGTTGGCAGCAACCAACCCACCTGCCCGTTCCCGGGCCAGCCAGCCCTCTGCAACCCGGGCTGCTCCCCTGTCCCCGTCGTCCCACTGCCCTCCCTGGACACCAGCTACCCACTATCGGACACCACCTCGCGCCAGCCCCGCGCACCCTCCCACCCCGTCGGCTTCAGGTGCTACCTGGAGGGCGTGGCTCCTACTCGTGGGCCAAATGGCGGCGGAGGGAATGGAGGTGCAGGTGCGGCGTGGGCGGAGGCCTGCAGCCCGGCCCCTTCTGGACACCAATGCAGGGAGGAAAGTCCTGGGGAGTCAGGCACTTGCCTTCACCCTCGGAGCCCGGCCTTCCCCGGGCAGCCAAGAGAGGTTCTACCGCTTCACGAGGCCTCCTCACCCTGCCAGGCCGAGGTTGGGGTTAGAGAAGCTGGGTCGTTAGATTCGGGAGAGCTAGAATGATCCGACGTGTCATTCCGTACTTGGGTGAGGAAGCCGAGCACACAGAGTTACCGCTCAGGGCAGGACCTGGGCTGCACCTGGTATCAGGGCCCATGTGAgacattc comes from the Piliocolobus tephrosceles isolate RC106 unplaced genomic scaffold, ASM277652v3 unscaffolded_12433, whole genome shotgun sequence genome and includes:
- the LOC111533360 gene encoding transketolase-like protein 1; the protein is MCFIRTTRPETMVIYTPQERFEIGQAKVLRHSVSDKVTVIGAGITVYEALAAADELLKQDIFIRVIDLFTIKPLDVTTIISSAKATEGRIITVEDHYPQGGIGDAVCAAVSMDPDIQVHSLAVSGVLQSGKSEELLDMYGISARHIIVAVKCMLLN